In Hippoglossus hippoglossus isolate fHipHip1 chromosome 11, fHipHip1.pri, whole genome shotgun sequence, the sequence AGACGCTTCTTTGagtataaaaaatacaaagaaagttCTCGTCTTCAACTCCTCTaaaattaatgttttctttgagCTGTGAAATCGTTGCTGTGAAAAAGTAAAACTGCTGTCGGGTGCCTGAAGAgaatgatattttatatttatatcatatttatataatatcatTTAAACCACgtctattattattgtttagtTTGTAGAAAGCTGTAGAATTGTTTTCTGTCGTCGTCTTCATTTCCCCTTTGAGGGCAGAGCCTTCCTTCTGTAAACTGCACAAACTATCGACTCTGTTCTACTGAATCTACTTCCACTGGCATGACTCAGTTTCGATGGATGAAATATCACCTACATCATCTCGGCCTCTCTACTCagaatttcttcttcttcgtgaGGCTATGTTTTCACCATTGTTCCTCTCAGAggtttaatttagtttgatgttttcaggtttcaCTAAATGTCTGAGGACTGGAAGAAATTCAGCTGTTTCCCATTTTCCtctatttctatttttccaCAGACGTGAGGAGACAAATCTGAAAATAGACATGGGTATagacaggtttgtgtgtgtgtgtgtgtgtgtgtgtgtgtgtgtgtgtgtgtgttgtggacaAGTCAAATGTACCCAGCTGAGTCATTGTGTCTGAGCATGTgtcaaggtgtgtgtgcataggCTTATAataaaactctgtgtgtgtgtgtgtgtgtattgtcgGACAGCTTATAAAAAGTGTTGGTGTCATGTCACAGTTCTGTTGTTTACTTATTTAGGGTCAGATTTGTGCATCTAATAAAATGGACGTAATTTACCTCAAGTGAATTTAGAAATCAGATGAAGTATTCAGGAGTTGTTGCaactgaaaaacagaagaaagaagaagaaacaggaaaactataaatgtgtctttaatacattaaaatattataagtCTTAGATATGGTTACAGCTCTGAAGTATGTCAACGCTCCTTCAGTCGGggtatgaaataaatatatcttTTCTTTTAGACATACTCAGTAATGTCTCCATGTATTGCAGTTTTTTCTAGAAGATACAGATATTCACATACTCAAGTAAAACTACAAATAGGACCAGCATGGACCTGATGATGgaagtttgtttctgtgtctgcagcctcaCAATGTCTCCTAACACCTCCGTGCCGCTCCACATCCTCAAGTCCTCTGAGGACGACCACAGGACAACGGTGGACATCGACACCATCATGGACACCGTCAGCATCGTCCTCTACACACTGACTGTGGTGCTCGGCATCACCGGGAACTCCGTGGTGATCTGGGTTGCTGGATTCAAGCTCAAGGTGGATATAACGTGTCGAGGCTATGAGCCATGAGTGTATTTTATATGTGTTATACTGTAGATATACTTACACTCACAAGAACTCTCTGCATTGGGTTCGTCTGCTATAAATACTGTCAACACATTATCCTGAAACTTTTATGTTCATTAACTGAAGTAAGATGCTTcacctttattttaaatttacgTATTAATACTTTTGCCTCCTGCACCACAGGGTTTCACGACTCAAGAGTTTTCTGCAGACCCTAAATATCAGTTGTTTCAGTTGAGTTCACTCAAACGCAGAAACTTGAACTTCATGGTTCAGTTGAGAAACCTGAtatttctgctcttttcttttcttccttctcagCCGAACGCCATGAACGTGTGGCTGGTGAATCTGGCGATGGCCGACCTGATCTTCTGCTTCACTCGCACCTTCTCCCTCATCAAGAAGTTATTCTTTGGCAAATGGCCCTTTGGCATCTTCCTCTGCAAGTTCAACGGCTTCTTCAAATACGCCAACATGTTCTGCTCCGTCTTCCTGCTGGCAGTGATCAGTCTGGACCGAGCGCTCTGCGTCTGGCTGCCCGTCTTCACCAAGCGACGGCGCACCCTGTGGGCCGCGAGGGTGGTGGCTGCCTGCGTCTGGGCGGCGTCGATCGTCCTCAGCAGTCCGTACTTCGTCTACCGACAGGTCTACCTGGGGAAGAACAACAAGACCAAGTGTTCTTTTGAGGTGAAGGAGACATCACAGGGCGACCAAAGCATCAAAGCTGCTCTTTACTCCATCCGCTTCATATGTGGCTTCATGCTGCCTTTCCTGGTCATCATCATGTGCTACTTCCTCACCGGCCTTGGCATCCGCCGCACACGTCTGTCTGGGAAAAAGCGTCCTCTACGTATATTAGCGTCCTTAGTGATTGCGTTCTTCCTGTGCTGGGCTCCGTACCACTGCCTCCAGCTGGTGAAGATGGTGGACAGTGAGAACAAGGTGGTGAAGATATGGCACCCTGTGGCAAAGAGCATCGCCTACTTTAACAGCTGCATCAACCCGCTGCTGTACTTCTGCATGGGGCTGAACGTGAGGGGGCGGTTCAGGCAGAGTCTGTCGGGGGTGTGCAGAAAGGCTCTGGCGGATGACGTGGAAGGACAGATGACCCAGTCCAACGACCTCTCCCTGGACTACAGTGGAGGATCGAGACAAACCGCTGCCGTGGCGACAAGAAGGAGTCAGGCAGCAGTGGACATAGCTAAAGTTTGAACCTCTCAGACTGATCGGTCAGATTTAAGGACCAAACACGTGACGTGGTTTAAATCACTGTGAAGAGGAAGGGGGAAGTTGGACAGTAAATGTATTTCAGAGTGAAAGTGAaggaaatatattcaaatataatcGAACTTTTGGAATCAGTTCATCGTCTCCGTCTGCAGCTGCGACACGATGTTTTGGCAACAGTGACAGTCCAGGAAATGTCCACTAGAggtgctaaccctaaccctcaccAAGGACAGACTCTAATTGTCTCATGTTCAAATATTCAAGATAATTCTTAAAAAAGGgatgtaaataaacatatttagagaaaggaaacaaagcaaTTAGCCAATTAATTCACATCTCTCAGCTCACACCCCCACTCAACAGGCTCCTTGTTAAACCACgtttaaatctttatttggatctgcaccaatttccacacactcattaatatcagtcgtctgttacagaaagagaaaaagaaaaggatgtgTAGTGTTTGCAGTGTATAATTCAAGAgatatattttaagtttaatgTACATatctttttgtcatttaagaTTCATTTAGAATATATGTAGGGTTCAATAACTTGTTAGATTCTGTTGTACTCAcaccttccaccaagttattgtgtaatcctgcttatgAATAATGAAAGGGGGATGAAAACATATTCTCTTTGGCGGAGGTGACAATGATAAACATTGACAGATTTTCTAAAATCAGGAAATAACCCCAAAGAAACGAGGTTACTAGTTTGATGTGTTATGTATAGATCGTGTTTGTGATAATATAACTTCTGTATTCGAACTGACCGAGTGTGAAAGTTGTGATGGAGCAAAAATAGcattcagatgtttgtgttaaaatgttgcAAGTAGAAAATCctaaataaatactcaagtaaagtacagatacctgaaaTATCTACTTAACGTAACTTTACAGAAGTATTTCTACGTCTTCTACGTCAACGCCAAGTTAAGACAAGTTCAGTTTTTCCAACTCAGGATCAAGAAAAACCAACGTCtgtgcaaaaaggaaaaaaatcccccTCAGGTCGTGTCAGGCTGAAACATGTTGACTGTGCAATACATTAAAGGGTAGTAAATAAAAGTGAGTGCTCgtatgaggaagaagaagaagaagaggaagaacctGTCAAATGTGTCagtaattaaatgaataaatcatcgATATCATCGGAATCAGAATTAAAAGAACAATATTTCCCTCCCAAGAGTAGTGAGGTCCACGTTTAAAGAAACTGATGATTTttgatacttttacttaagaAAGTTAAGTTTATCAAAGCGTTTTTTAATGAGGATCCTAAACATGTGggccagcagagggcgctgtttgcagacaaacactgagtcTCTCACACAGGATGCTGAGTTTTCGACTTGCTGCGGCCTGCGAGCTGCTGCCCCCGCTCGACAGCGGGTAGGAGACAGAACAGATGATGCTCTCGTTGTGATGGTCGGCCGAGGCGATGAAGGTCAGCGTGGACGTCATGATCATCGACCCGTGAGTTTTATAAGTAAATAAAACCCAGTGTGGGCCAGTCTGCCGTTTGGATTTCATGATCTGTTGAATTGCACAACGACAAAAGAACTGAAtcagttcagtttgatccagacccagaacacgTCTTCTGGTCAGAGTTCATTTTGGCCAGTTGGTCTGGACCCTGGTTCtgaggaatgaatgaatgatggtTCGTCACCTGCTGCATGTGTGACTCCTCCTGGCTGGAGGCGTCCCGGGGCGAccaggtgagggaggggggcaGGACGGAGCAGGACACCGGGGTCTCACACTGCAGCTGGGCCTGGCCTCCCTCTGACATCTGACCCATGACGGtgagctgaggaggagacggctCTGTTGTTGCAGAGGACATCAAACAGCGAAGAGCCAGTTAAAGAAAGAGGGTTTTTACACAGACCGGAAGTTAAACAGTCATCGATCATTCAGAGACGTATTCTACTTATCTTCAGGTAGATCATTTAAAGGATCAACTAGAAAAtccctcagtagagcacatcCTCATCAGTCCCATTATTAAACATATCCAGGCCTCGTCTACACGATTTCCTCCAGTCGTACCTGTTTGAGTGATGATGTCGACTGCATCAGGGAAAGTGAATTGGACCTTCAGACAGTTGAGTCTGAAGAAGTACGAGTCGTTGTGGATGTTTGAGGAGCCGCTCATCACCGTGGTGCAGTTGTTCTTCGTTAAGTCGCCGATTATTTCTCCCTATGAGAGTtttgagaaaataaagtttaaaatgtgatcCATCCACCCAATGTTCGATCCTTTGATCCACCAACCCATCCCTCCACTTATCTCTTCATCTATCCACCTAGCATCCATCTATTGATCCTTAGatctatccatccacctatcCTCCCATTAATCTAGCCATCCATTTAGGAATGTTGTCATATTTAATTCAACTTAAGTGATGCTCATGAGTTTTgtgaagtgaaaaaataaagaaagacttCCTACCTGTGCGGTGTTTGGACTTAAATGTGTTCCTCTCCTCCAGAAAGACTTGTTGGAGCAGTTCAGGATGTTTGCCTCCTGGTTGTCAGGGACCTCGAAGTGACATGGGACCGTGACACAGGAGTTAGTGATGCTCACGATTCTCCGAGGCACCGTCAGAACCCAGGTTTTACTGAAGACGCCTGAGACGCAGAACACAGGACTTTAGATTTATCTGCAACAGCTCAAACTCTTCACCACCGACTCTCCTCCAACTTCATTTACAACACACATCTTGATGGAAAGTGTCTTTGTACATTCACCCAAGTACACAAATGCATAAAATGGCATCATTcaatcattttgaaaacagtgtTGAAGCATTTGAAAAACCTAACCCTCGGTTGAGGACGAGTGAGGAAAGAGTTCCTGGGTCTTTGTtgtgtgaaaacactgaaacaggATTCACAGTTTGGTTCTGATTCACTCACTGTGtgaacaaaacacatgttgagGGAGACACTTCGAAATCAGAGGAGTCCCAAGAAAACCTCAAaagggcaccacccttcaaaggaagggaaaagatagccaatttattgattaagtctcataaaggtactaactacaaatttggaactctgattaacaattaaattaataactataaccaaaattaccatatagatagttagctaagttgaaggatatggagttcttgacagtgtagaggttggcaaaattcacttatgcaacattaatgaaaaacatttgtgaaagaaaaacatttattatgaatataataaagtatcaaaacacaaattactaacggtgtacttcCTAAACAAAGacaggtatgtgagtatgcatgtgtgtgtgtctgtgtgagtcagcgtgctctcaaaatggcggctggccaattgaatataacaccctcccccctattggaatgtttacgacctgtagagctaatgaggtgaagagtaatgcgtgtgtctgtgtgtgtgccaaattagagaaggTTGCTAGATGTatgcaaggaaggactgaagagcataactagcattaactttctcaacaacttgtaaccacaatatcacaacacaaatcaaacttataaacatcacacagaatcgaataaacagtcttgcttagcctagtataattattaagcccagttgtgttatctgtccgtggaaaggggaaaaaggaagttgctgtgcagttcgaagttttgTGAAGTCGTCTGGCTGGTTGTGGCTCCCgccttagtgattctgttgagctgtgtagctcagttgctggctgaagtttgcaagcaggacgtcgagtcgctgctaggaggttggtagagcttggagtacgaggaggtttccttggtgagatgagctggaagctgcacctttgtgctcctctcaaagagttggatgggaagagaagatgtatatatgtatttttgtgcaCATGCTCGATTCACATACATGTTTACCTGTGAGGACCATCAGTGACGTCATGATCAGTGACGTCATCAGTGACGTCATGATCTTGAACCACACACTGAAACTCAACCTTCATCTTCAGGTGCATCACACCAGCTCTTCTCCATCTTACTGTAAAACCCACATCAGACCTTCTCAGAGCCTTTTCCTTGAAAAACTTCCTCCTCAGTGGTCAGGGGATATTTCTGTCGTGACCCTTTGCAACATCAGTGACCTGAGGGCCAGAGAAAGGAACTGGTTGAAGAAAATTATTCAACGTGAAGTGAGTGGAGCCGAGAATTAGCAGCAACAGTTTGATGATAAAATCGAGTAAAAGTTCAAAAAAGGATGTGACTGTTTGTAGAAGTTTGTTCCCTGTGgaataattacaattatttatGAGGTCTTTGACCCagttcagagaaaacacaggtcactcatgagctctgtgtgtgtgtgtgtgtgtgtgtgtgtgtgtgtgtgtgtgtgtgtgtgtgtgtgtgtgtgtgtgtgtgtgtgtgtgtgtgtgtgtgtgtgagagagagacaaggacaGGGAGATAAAGTGAGTGTCAGAAAATGCGGAAGGCAAAGTCAgatacaaatgaaacaaaaaggaaggagagaaagaggaagggtctttgtctttgtgggtgtctgtatgtgtgtgtgtgtgtgtgtgtgtgtgtgtgtgtgtgtgtgtgtgtgtgtgtgtgtgtgtgtgtgtgtgtgtgtgtgtgtgtgtgtgtgtgtgtgtgagtgcagccCATGAAGATGCGTCTTCACTTCTGCCTCTGACCACTGAGACACTGACCTCGGAGCTGTGAGATCCGTCAAACATCTACAAGTAAGTAACCAGGACATTTTCTATTGAGCTTTTTAGTGACGACATTGAAACAGATATtaattattatgaattaatgcacacactcatattttttatattttgcagtTTGAACACAATTCTCAAACGTTGTGTCAAAGAACAGACGTTTGAAACGACCTGTTGAATCACGTTTATtttgatggttgtgttgtgatgtcaaTGCAAACCTGCACATTTCAGCTGAAAGGGACATTTTCACCCAGAGCAGGTTTATCTTCTctatcacaggaaacagaaagaatcACTGAAGTgggttttttatgttttttaatggtTCTGAGTATTGTCACAGATCAGGGGCGTTTCAAGGGACCTTAGGGGCCACGGGCAAAAGGGATCAGGGGGCACCCTACATCGAAATAAAACAGAATCCCGCGATACCAAACCACATCAATCCAATCTTCAGACGCTTCTTTTagtataaaaaatacaaagagaGTTCTCGTCTTCAACTCCTCTaaaattaatgttttctttgagCTGTGAAATCGTTGCTGTGAAAAAGTAAAACTGCTGTTGGGTGCCTGAACAgaatgatattttatatttatatcatatttatataatatcatTTAAACCACgtctattattattgtttagtTTGTAGAAAGCTGTAGAATTGTTTTCTGTCGTCGTCTTCATTTCCCCTTTGAGGGCAGAGCCTTCCTTCTGTAAACTGCACAAACTATCGACTCTGTTCTACTGAATCTACTTCCACTGGCATGACTCAGTTTCGATGGATGAAATATCACCTACATCATCTCGGCCTCTCTACTCagaatttcttcttcttcgtgaGGCTATGTTTTCACCATTGTTCCTTTCAGAggtttaatttagtttgatgttttcaggtttcaCTAAATGTCTGAGGACTGGAAGAAATTCAGCTGTTTCCCATTTTCCTCTATTTCGATTTTTCCACAGACGTGAGGAGACAAATCTGAAAATAGACATGGGTATagacaggtttgtgtgtgtgtgtgtgtgtgtgtgtgtgtgtgtgtgtgtgtgtgtgtgtgtgtgtgtgtgtgtgtgtgtgtgtgttgtgaacaAGTCAAATGTACCCAGCTGAGTCATTGTGTCTGAGCATGTgtcaaggtgtgtgtgcataggCTTATAataaaactctgtgtgtgtgtgtgtgtgtgtgtgtgtgtgtgtgtgttgtgttagaTGTGGGTCAGCAGAATTATCGATATTGTCGGACAGCTTATAAAAAGTGTTGGTGTCATGTCACAGTTCTGTTGTTTACTTATTTAGGGTCAGATTTGTGCGTCTGATAAAATGGACGTAATTTACCTCAAGTGAATTTAGAAATCAGATGAAGTATTCAGGAGTTGTTGCaactgaaaaacagaagaaagaagaagaaacaggaaaactataaatgtatcttttatacattaaaatattataagtCTTAGATATGGTTACAGCTCTGAAGTATGTCAACGCTCCTTCAGTCGGggtatgaaataaatatatcttTTCTTTTAGACATACTCAGTAATGTCTCCATGTATTGCAGTTTTTTCTAGAAGATACAGATATTCACATACTCAAGTAAAACTACAAATAGGACCAGCATGGACCTGATGATGgaagtttgtttctgtgtctgcagcctcaCAATGTCTCCTAACACCTCCGTGCCGCTCCACATCCTCAAGTCCTCTGAGGACGACCACAGGACAACGGTGGACATCGACACCATCATGGACACCTTCAGCATCGTCCTCTACACACTGACTGTGGTGCTCGGCATCACCGGGAACTCCGTGGTGATCTGGGTTGCTGGATTCAAGCTCAAGGTGGATATAACGTGTCGAGGCTATGAGCCATGAGTGTATTTTATATGTGTTATACTGTAGATATACTTACACTCACAAGCCTCTCTGCATTGGGTTCGTCTGCTATAAATACTGTCAACACATTATCCTGAAACTTTTATGTTCATTAACTGAAGTAAGATGCTGcacctttattttaaatttacgTATTAATACTTTTGCCTCCTGCACCACAGGGTTTCACGACTGAAGAGTTTTCTGCAGACCCTAAATATCAGTTGTTTCAGTTGAGTTCACTCAAACGCAGAAACTTGAACTTCATGGTTCAGTTGAGAAACCTGAtatttctgctcttttcttttcttccttctcagCCGAACGCCATGAACGTGTGGCTGGTGAATCTGGCGATGGCCGACCTGATCTTCTGCTTCACTCGCACCTTCTCCCTCATCAAGAAGTTATTCTTTGGCAAATGGCCCTTTGGCGTCTTCCTCTGCAAGTTCAACGGCTTCTTCAAATACGCCAACATGTTCTGCTCCGTCTTCCTGCTGGCAGTGATCAGTCTGGACCGAGCGCTCTGCGTCTGGCTGCCCGTCTTCACCAAGCGACGGCGCACCCTGTGGGCCGCGAGGGTGGTGGCTGCCTGCGTCTGGGCGGCGTCGATCGTCCTCAGCAGTCCGTACTTCGTCTACCGACAGGTCTACCTGGGGAAGAACAACAAGACCAAGTGTTCTTTTGAGGTGAAGGAGACATCACAGGGCGACCAAAGCATCAAAGCTGCTCTTTACTCCATCCGCTTCATATGTGGCTTCATGCTGCCTTTCCTGGTCATCATCATGTGCTACTTCCTCACCGGCCTTGGCATCCGCCGCACACGTCTGTCTGGGAAAAAGCGTCCTCTACGTATATTAGCGTCCTTAGTGATTGCGTTCTTCCTGTGCTGGGCTCCGTACCACTGCCTCCAGCTGGTGAAGATGGTGGACAGTGAGAACAAGGTGGTGAAGATATGGCACCCTGTGGCAAAGAGCATCGCCTACTTTAACAGCTGCATCAACCCGCTGCTGTACTTCTGCATGGGGCTGAACGTGAGGGGGCGGTTCAGGCAGAGTCTGTCGGGGGTGTGCAGAAAGGCTCTGGCGGATGACGTGGAAGGACAGATGACCCAGTCCAACGACCTCTCCCTGGACTACAGTGGAGGATCGAGACAAACCGCTGCCGTGGCGACAAGAAGGAGTCAGGCAGCAGTGGACGTAGGTAAAGTTTGAACCTCTCAGACTGATCGGTCGGATTTAAGGACCAAACACGTGACGTGGTTTAAATCACTGTGAAGAGGAAGGGGGAAGTTGGACAGTAAATGTATTTCAGAGTGAAAGTGAaggaaatatattcaaatataatcGAACTTTTGGAATCAGTTCATCGTCTCCGTCTGCAGCTGCGACACGATGTTTTGGCAACAGTGACAGTCCAGGAAATGTCCACTAGAggtgctaaccctaaccctcaccAAGGACAGACTCTAATTGTCTCATGTTCAAATATTCAAGATAATTCTTAAAAAAGGgatgtaaataaacatatttagagaaaggaaacaaagcaaTTAGCCAATTAATTCACATCTCTCAGCTCACACCCCCACTCAACAGGCTCCTTGTTAAACCACgtttaaatctttatttggatctgcaccaatttccacacactcattaatatcagtcgtctgttacagaaagagaaaaagaaaaggatgtgTAGTGTTTGCAGTGTATAATTCAAGAgatatattttaagtttaatgTACATatctttttgtcatttaagaTTCATTTAGAATATATGTAGGGTTCAATAACTTGTTAGATTCTGTTGTACTCAcaccttccaccaagttattgtgtaatcctgcttatgAATAATGAAAGGGGGATGAAAACATATTCTCTTTGGCGGAGGTGACAATGATAAACATTGACAGATTTTCTAAAATCAGGAAATAACCCCAAAGAAACGAGGTTACTAGTTTGATGTGTTATGTATAGATCGTGTTTGTGATAATATAACTTCTGTATTCGAACTGACCGAGTGTGAAAGTTGTGATGGAGCAAAAATAGcattcagatgtttgtgttaaaatgttgcAAGTAGAAAATCctaaataaatactcaagtaaagtacagatacctgaaaTATCTACTTAACGTAACTTTACAGAAGTATTTCTACGTCTTCTACGTCAACGCCAAGTTAAGACAAGTTCAGTTTTTCCAACTCAGGATCAAGAAAAACCAACGTCtgtgcaaaaaggaaaaaaatcccccTCAGGTCGTGTCAGGCTGAAACATGTTGACTGTGCAATACATTAAAGGGTAGTAAATAAAAGTGAGTGCTCgtatgaggaagaagaagaagaagaggaagaacctGTCAAATGTGTCagtaattaaatgaataaatcatcgATATCATCGGAATCAGAATTAAAAGAACAATATTTCCCTCCCAAGAGTAGTGAGGTCCACGTTTAAAGAAACTGATGATTTttgatacttttacttaagaAAGTTAAGTTTATCAAAGCGTTTTTTAATGAGGATCCTAAACATGTGggccagcagagggcgctgtttgcagacaaacactgagtcTCTCACACAGGATGCTGAGTTTTCGACTTGCTGCGGCCGGCGAGCTGCTGCCCCCGTTCGACAGCGGGTAGGAGACAGAACAGATGATGCTCTGGTTGTGATGGTCGGCCGAGGCGATGAAGGTCAGCGTGGACGTCATGATCATCGACCCGTGAGTTTTATAAGTAAATAAAACCCAGTGTGGGCCAGTCTGCCGTTTGGATTTCATGATCTGTTGAATTGCACAACGACAAAAGAACTGAATCAGTTCAGTTTGAACCAGACCCAGAACACGTCTTCTGGTCGGAGTTCATTTTGGCCAGTTGGTCTGGACCCTGGTTCtgaggaatgaatgaatgatggtTCGTCACCTGCTGCATGTGTGACTCCTCCTGGCTGGAGGCGTCCCGGGGCGAccaggtgagggaggggggcaGGACGGAGCAGGACACCGGGGTCTCACACTGCAGCTGGGCCTGGCCTCCCTCTGACATCTGACCCATGACGGtgagctgaggaggagacggctCTGTTGTTGCAGAGGACATCAAACAGCGAAGAGCCAGTTAAAGAAAGAGGGTTTTtacacagacaggaagttaaacaGTCATCGATCATTCAGAGACGTATTCTACTTATCTTCAGGTAGATCATTTAAAGGATCAACTAGAAAAtccctcagtagagcacatcCTCATCAGTCCCATTATTAAACATATCCAGACCTCGTCTACACTGCAGATATCTTTTGAACCGATATTTTCCCCtgtgatataaaaacaaatctccaTCCACATGACTTTCGTTTCATAAAATGTCTGCGTCCAGACATTAAATGACTATAAATACTCAATACTCAGAAGAAGCTGTAATCCGAGTAATTTAATTTGATGCCTGGCACCAAAGGCTCAAAGATTTGAGAAATATGAGACAGATCAATAGTGTGGGGAGAAATATTTGCCCATTTGATCACTGTTGATTTCCTCCAGTCGTACCTGTTTGAGTGATGATGTCGACTGCATCAGGGAAAGTGAATTGGACCTTCGGACAGTTGAGTCTGAAGAAGTACGAGTCGTTGTGGATGTTTGAGGAGCCGCTCATCACCGTGGTGCAGTTGTTCTTCGTTAAGTCGCCGA encodes:
- the LOC117770982 gene encoding C3a anaphylatoxin chemotactic receptor-like isoform X1, producing the protein MGIDSLTMSPNTSVPLHILKSSEDDHRTTVDIDTIMDTVSIVLYTLTVVLGITGNSVVIWVAGFKLKPNAMNVWLVNLAMADLIFCFTRTFSLIKKLFFGKWPFGIFLCKFNGFFKYANMFCSVFLLAVISLDRALCVWLPVFTKRRRTLWAARVVAACVWAASIVLSSPYFVYRQVYLGKNNKTKCSFEVKETSQGDQSIKAALYSIRFICGFMLPFLVIIMCYFLTGLGIRRTRLSGKKRPLRILASLVIAFFLCWAPYHCLQLVKMVDSENKVVKIWHPVAKSIAYFNSCINPLLYFCMGLNVRGRFRQSLSGVCRKALADDVEGQMTQSNDLSLDYSGGSRQTAAVATRRSQAAVDIAKV
- the LOC117770982 gene encoding C3a anaphylatoxin chemotactic receptor-like isoform X2, with product MSPNTSVPLHILKSSEDDHRTTVDIDTIMDTVSIVLYTLTVVLGITGNSVVIWVAGFKLKPNAMNVWLVNLAMADLIFCFTRTFSLIKKLFFGKWPFGIFLCKFNGFFKYANMFCSVFLLAVISLDRALCVWLPVFTKRRRTLWAARVVAACVWAASIVLSSPYFVYRQVYLGKNNKTKCSFEVKETSQGDQSIKAALYSIRFICGFMLPFLVIIMCYFLTGLGIRRTRLSGKKRPLRILASLVIAFFLCWAPYHCLQLVKMVDSENKVVKIWHPVAKSIAYFNSCINPLLYFCMGLNVRGRFRQSLSGVCRKALADDVEGQMTQSNDLSLDYSGGSRQTAAVATRRSQAAVDIAKV
- the LOC117770984 gene encoding C3a anaphylatoxin chemotactic receptor-like isoform X1; translation: MGIDSLTMSPNTSVPLHILKSSEDDHRTTVDIDTIMDTFSIVLYTLTVVLGITGNSVVIWVAGFKLKPNAMNVWLVNLAMADLIFCFTRTFSLIKKLFFGKWPFGVFLCKFNGFFKYANMFCSVFLLAVISLDRALCVWLPVFTKRRRTLWAARVVAACVWAASIVLSSPYFVYRQVYLGKNNKTKCSFEVKETSQGDQSIKAALYSIRFICGFMLPFLVIIMCYFLTGLGIRRTRLSGKKRPLRILASLVIAFFLCWAPYHCLQLVKMVDSENKVVKIWHPVAKSIAYFNSCINPLLYFCMGLNVRGRFRQSLSGVCRKALADDVEGQMTQSNDLSLDYSGGSRQTAAVATRRSQAAVDVGKV
- the LOC117770984 gene encoding C3a anaphylatoxin chemotactic receptor-like isoform X2; this encodes MSPNTSVPLHILKSSEDDHRTTVDIDTIMDTFSIVLYTLTVVLGITGNSVVIWVAGFKLKPNAMNVWLVNLAMADLIFCFTRTFSLIKKLFFGKWPFGVFLCKFNGFFKYANMFCSVFLLAVISLDRALCVWLPVFTKRRRTLWAARVVAACVWAASIVLSSPYFVYRQVYLGKNNKTKCSFEVKETSQGDQSIKAALYSIRFICGFMLPFLVIIMCYFLTGLGIRRTRLSGKKRPLRILASLVIAFFLCWAPYHCLQLVKMVDSENKVVKIWHPVAKSIAYFNSCINPLLYFCMGLNVRGRFRQSLSGVCRKALADDVEGQMTQSNDLSLDYSGGSRQTAAVATRRSQAAVDVGKV